A stretch of Schistocerca americana isolate TAMUIC-IGC-003095 chromosome 3, iqSchAmer2.1, whole genome shotgun sequence DNA encodes these proteins:
- the LOC124606426 gene encoding uncharacterized protein LOC124606426: protein MSPRALATRFLSQSLSLCVAYTQFQCANSMSDNGSCATDDIGSCVVDSERLIAEVEKRPALYNRKLKEYSDRNLKEKLWGECKCFISYKIKSLRLSFLIMWKKLKDCFARELASQKKSSSGEAARKRRKYLYFDAMLFLLPQMEDRPTTSNIEIMPSSTGNKEVGSPPSLYSQNNNDTVQSTKVRHPTKRGAKKVTSYEESLLNILKDRQKEEVNEDKNFILMLVPMLENAFDSKRMATNITEERFIIVDESNG from the exons ATGAGCCCGCGCGCACTAGCGACGCGATTTCTCAGTCAGTCGCTCTCGCTCTGTGTTGCATACACACAATTTCAGTGCGCCAACAGTATGTCTGATAACGGGAGTTGCGCtacggatgacattggaagttgtgTTGTCGATTCAGAAAGACTTATTGCAGAAGTAGAAAAGCGACCAGCTCTCTAcaacaggaaattaaaagaatacagTGATCGCAATTTGAAAGAGAAACTATGGGGAGAA TGCAAATGCTTCATCTCCTACAAAATTAAAAGTTTGAGGCTCTCCTTCCTCATCATGTGGAAAAAACTGAAGGACTGCTTCGCAAGAGAACTAGCATCACAGAAAAAATCTTCGTCTGGCGAGGCTGCAAGAAAACGGAGGAAATATCTATACTTCGATGCAATGTTATTTCTGCTCCCTCAAATGGAAGACAGACCGACCACCAGCAACATCGAAATTATGCCCAGTAGCACAGGAAACAAGGAAGTAGGTTCTCCCCCCAGTTTGTATTCACAAAACAACAACGATACTGTACAGAGCACAAAAGTACGACATCCTACGAAAAGAGGAGCCAAGAAGGTTACGTCCTACGAGGAATCTCTATTAAATATATTAAaagacagacaaaaagaagaagttaacgAGGATAAGAATTTTATATTAATGCTTGTCCCCATGCTG gAGAATGCATTTGATAGTAAAAGGATGGCTACGAACATAACTGAGGAACGTTTCATTATAGTAGACGAGAGCAACGGCTAA